The sequence CTAAATATGCAGAGTTAATGTTTGATGCTGAGGTATTGTATAACGTGATGCGGTTAAGAGGTGTATTCTCCCAAATAGTGCTTGTGAAATTCCAATTGTCGGACCTCACGGATGATTGACTTTGGAGTGTGGCGGTtcctctccatccatccccTGGTTTTTATCATAAACTGCCCCCAAGACGTATATCATTCCATCACGTTAGCTTTGACCACTCACTGGAGCCTCttcattttaaatatgtattcagACTGCAAGCAGCGCTGTGCCGTGATCCATCATTGGATCCGCCAGCATTGTGCCGCTTTCTTATGTGGCCTTGCTTGAATTGCTGATTCGACAGCGGCGTGGATTCAAATCATTTAGTGTTGCTGGAGAATTGCTTAGCTTTTCCACATGGATGGCGACATTTGAAATAAAGAATGCAGACGTCCGTCTCCAGCAGGAGTGCTGGTGGGTGTTAACTGTCAGCCTTGAAGAAGCCACTGGACGAAGacgactgtgtgtgttttgtttgtttctgcgGCATCCTTTAGTCGAGTCATTAATCAGCATGAGGGTGTGCGTGGGACGACCTACATGAAAGGAAATGTCCAGAAGGGGTGTGCAATGACAGAGGAAGACGGGGGGAACGAATGAAGAAGAGTAATAAATGTTCTGCAAAAGGATGCCGTTGTGTTTGTCCACAGGCTATGTGCTGCTCGCGTGGGCAGCTTGGGTGCGTGTTAGCCCACACAAGCCTGTTTTTGTAAAGCGTGCAAAGGGTCAAGGATGCACGGTGAGGAGAAACCTTTGTGGACTGTTTATTTCAGTGACTACAGTCTTAACCACGGTTTTCATTGCAGCTCTTTTAAAGCTGTGTTGTATTGGATTCCCTTAGTGTAGTGATGCTCAAACTGCAATCTGCAAGCCATTGGTGGGAACCACTCAGACAATAACACAAAGATGCACAGCCAATAACTatccactgggaggacaccaaggcattcccaggccagctgtgagacataatccctccagcgtgttaTAGGTCTGCCCCGCCCGGGGCCTTCACCTCAACTAGGTCCTCAGTCCCATTTAAACTTGTGACCATATTGTCTTTCCAGGGTAAAGACCTCCTGACCCAGAAGATCCCAATGTGGCAGCAGGCCTGTTCGGATCCCAACAAGCTCCCAGAGAGGGCCGTGCTCTTGGCCCAGCAGATGGGCTCAGCCATGGGCGGAACCAGCCCCATGCATGCTTCAAAAACCAACCTGGTCATCTCTGACCCCATCCCCGGAGCTCAGCCCCTTCCTGTGCCCCCGGAGCTGGCAGTATTCATGGGCAGTGGCCTCGGGCACCAGGCGGTAAGTCAATGCAAATTGGACTTCCGTTCAGTCATAGTGTTCCACTGTGGCTTTGACCGCTTTGTTTCAGAGGCTGATGGGCCCCGATGGAATGTCCATGGTCAACGGGACAACGGGAGTCCACGGCGAGGAATACTGGACGGATGGAGGGACTTTATCTCAAGTCAGGCCTTCGTCTCCACAGACTCAAGCGCAGGTGCAGTCCCAGGCGCAGCCTCAGAGACAGGTCAGCGACGTCTACTCCAACACCCTGCCTGTGCGTAGGCCTGCACCCGCCAAGAATAAGAACCCAGTGGGTAAGAAATCCCaggaaaccaaagcaaagagtTGACCTTATGTGCTTCGGTTGTATATCATTCAAAATCAACAGGGGTTCGTTTTGGGTCAATATggtaatataaatttaaaaaaacccaTTAGCAATTTAACAGGGATTGACTGTCTGCCCTGCCCTGACCCAGGAGAGACGCGGACCCTGCCCAGGTCTAGCTCCATGGCAGCAGGCCTGGAGAAGAACGGACGATCCCGTGTGCAGGCTATCTTCTCGCACGCCGCTGGCGACAATAGCACCCTGCTCAGCTTCTCCGAGGGCGACGTCATCACCCTGCTGGTACCTGAAGCCCGTGACGGCTGGCACTACGGGGAGAACGAGAAGAATAAAATGTAAGTGTAGTGTTCCATTAAGGACCATATCGTGCGTCACGTTAACAACTTTCTCCCTGTTTTGATCAGGCGTGGCTGGTTCCCTTTCTCCTACACACGAGTGCTGCCTGACAGTGACGGCGAAAAGCTGAAAGTGAAGTAAGCAAGTGGCAGAGTGCAGTGACCCACCATGCCCAGCAGATGGCACTCATTTTCTGTGCTTTCCGATGTGCCTTTTACAATAAATACAGAGCgtttatgtatataaataaagctCTCATCATCCACATACGTAGTGTTGTTTTTGGAGTGTCTGTGTGACTTCATGTTCCTGTCATCAAACTGTCTAATGGGCGTGGCTGCCAATGAGGAAAAATTGCCTGTGAGGCACTTGAGATTGGGCGTgtgaactctgcctagcaacaagctgcTAGGCTAAagatgaaagtttttttttttcatttaatgatTCATTCATGTTAACTGTTGTCTGCGTGCCGTTTGTTTTGTTAGCAATGGCTACAAGAATGGTTCTTTGGTCTGAGGCTTTTCTTCCCCTGTCTGGCCAGTCTGCATCATGGGAAAAGTAGCAGCACGGGCAACTTGTTGGAGAGTGATGCATCCCTGCCCACACCTGACTACGGCCTCACCGCCCGACTGTTGGCACAGAGTCTAGCACAGACGCGCCCACGCCCCTACAGCATGGCGGGCTTTGGCACTCAGGTAGGGACAAGTTGACACATGGACACATCAGTCTTGAGCCGCAGAGACACCATCATTTTTCCTTAAGACTTTCTGGCTCTCTGCTGCCACCTGGTGActtaatgttcatgttttctGTTACCTTTCAGCCTGCTATTGAGGATTATGATGGTCGCTTTGCCACAAGGTAAGTCTTTTCCAGCCTTAATTCATTGGAACAAATAAATCGGTGCTCTTTTTCAGGAAGCATGCTTGTATTATGCTTGAGTTATTTTAGTTTCACTTGGTCACCAAAATGACCATATATAGAAGTAGTAGATGTTTGATAATGTTGCTACCAAGTCAAAGTTTGGATGTATCGTGTCACTTAAAAGGATGATAGTGTGTCCAGACTAAAAGCTAACATGTAtctctttttttaatgactccatctttttttcatgtatttttttattggattattattttcatatgtaTTTACAAGCAAGATGAGGTTAAataagcttcttcctactccttttcggaacGGCCAATCGTCCTATGTGATGTACTCCGTGTagcttgtatgcatgttcaaaattaattttaatattactaataCATCGTATTACAAAGGAAGCATTGTTTCAATCGGTTAACTATCACTTATCACaactatatttaaaaataggGGCACTTTAGCTGGAAAATGTCAACAGGAATAACACCGTTCCTGTGGCTGTCCAGTCGGTGAaaatgtgtacgtgtgtgtgtttatttacgtTGGGATTGTGAGGAGCGGTGTTGGTGTGTTTGGTCGGCATAACGACGTCATGCTCATCACTTGCTTGTCAGTCTGGACTGTCAAGCTGTCTGCTCTGTGttttaaagggggggggggggggacaaggtctgcaccccccccccccccccaaaaaaaaaagctaatctaTCTTAAGCACTGCATCCCTTCAAGCTGAGGAGACGACTTCAGCATTTTCTCATTCGTGATGATTGAATTGGCCAAGTCGAACCAAATCCAGTAAAAGATATGAAATGAGGAAATGTGAAGTTGGAGCTTTgcacgggagggggggtgtttGGAGTTGTAAAGTTCGATCCCAACACGCACCCTGCCTCCTCCTCCACGTCCTCCTCGTCCTGCTGGTGTGTCCTGTCTCTGGCCATTTCTCTCTCTGAGTGTGTCCGACCTGGCAAGCTTCCTTCTCTCTTTGTTCCACAGTGACAGTCCTGATGGCAAATTGATATCGACTGTGTGACAACACACATTGTGACAGACGCAGACAGCTGCGGATAGCACAGGGGGCTCCTCCACCCTCCTCTTAGCctcccttcttcctcctccctgtcctcctctctcctcctcctcttccaccaAAGGCCGGTCTCATCCCTCCTTTCTGTCCTCTCTTCCTCCCCCGGGTGCATcctttcctgctgctgctgctgctgctggctgcctggcggtggtggtggtgggtgtcGCTGTTGGACAGTAGCGGTTGGTGGGTGGAGGATTGCGTTGAGCGCATTGAGAGCCGAGGCGGGGCCTACCTGCTCGGCGTACAGCGATACGGACTCTGAGCAACGGCAGTCGCATGTCGGAGAGACTGCCGTTGCTCGCCTGCTTTGTCTTTTCATGCATGTACATGGTTGTGTCATTTTGTGGCGCTAACAGGAAGGAGGTTCATGTACTGTACAAGTGCCGAGAGACGCCGCCTtggttttgttttccttttgtttttgacatttaaaaagcaGACACATGCTTGAGGCTCATCTCCGAGTAAGGCAGTGCAGGAGAGATCCCATTGGCCGCGCTGTGCTTCCTTGTGTCCGTACTCAAACCTGACTTTTGTATTTACAGTGAATGTTGAAGGTGAACATACCCTCGTGCAGTTGTTCAATTACCTGCTttttcttatggaaaaaaatataatcagTTTAAAACCAAAACATGATCAAAACACTCTCAAATGCAGAACAATACTGTGGTTTCACAGTATTACAAAACTCACCAGCGACGTAAAAAAAGTTGCTAGGTTTGTCACGAGTCGTTTTTGAAAATATGTGGACCAGGCAtctctttatttgacagcagccaatcatgagctatgaaaaaacagACGACAAGCTTGTCAAGCCATTGGGAATTGCAAGAgaccattactcaatataacagcctcactcacggtgtcatcttacaaaaacaataactcatcacacagcgacttgacactcaaaaataaatatacaaagtaccaataaaagtttaaaatgaataaaactatTTTAACGATGGATGGCGCTGCATTGTTGCCTCTgagggaggctgatatcattgcagcaccctgcTTTGCTTGGACACAACACAGTATGGGAAaagttaaaatgtatattttaaactCTGGCTGCATGGCAAGTAGTTAAtctgcaggtctcacagctaggaaagccgagttcaattccagcctcggccatctctgtgtggagtttgcatgttttccccatgtatgcgtgggttttctccgggtactccggtttcctcccacattccaaaaacatgcaaggttaattggtgactccaaattgtccgtaggtatgaatgtgagtgtgaatggttgtttgtctatatgtgccctgtgattggctggcgaccagtccagggtgtaccccgcctctcgcccgaagacagctgggataggctccagaacgcctgtgactctcgtgaggataagcggtagaaaatgaatgaatgaatgaatgaatattttaaactcatattggtaacacttaagtgttaagttgctgtgtgatgtttttagcgttaataataataataatacattttatttcaaagcgcctttcaggacacccaaggttgctgtacagaagatataaaaacacgaatataaaatacaagataaaagagaacaaacaatgaataaaaacatacaataaataagggGGGGGCATGTGACGCAATTAGAGAGAGTAAGctagtttgaacagatgagttttgagtttggatttgaagatgggaagggtggcagagttacggaggtcaggtggcaatgagttccagagttcgtgggcagagcggctgaaagctctgctccccgtagtgctaaggcgtgcagagggtacagtgagatggagggaggaggaagatctgagggaGCGGGAAGGATTGACAATGTGGACgaggtcagagaggtaagggggggcaaggttatggatggacttgtaggtGAACAGAAGGATTTTGTAGGTGATTCTTTGAGTCAGTGGGAGCCAGTTCTTCagaagatgacaccgtgagcaAAAGGGTTAACAAGCTCGTTGTGATTCACTGATAGCTCGTAATCTTTTCCTCACTGACTGGCGAGAGGCACTCTATGTAAACGATGAGTTGTAGTTCTGAAGTCAAGATGTCAGGATGAATTAACTGCACCGCCGGGGTCATTGTTTatgaaaaaagtagcagcttatacaccggtatatacagtaatcatGCATTATGTGATTATTGTACTAGGAAATCTTGATTTGTTCAATTTAAAAAAGCGCTTTCCTCAttgcaatgtattttttttaaaactattcaCATATACTCAGCTCaaactatttttaaatgcaactGGCGTGTGTTCACTTTCTACCTGCACTGTATTGAATAGTTTTTTGTCCAGAGGGTGTGTCCAATGCCTTATATGCTGCTtttctcccccttttttttccctatgAAACACATATTTTATGTGCAGGCAAAGAATATACAGCGTATCTATTTAATctactgtatatctatatatgaaTTGTTTCTGTCCGTCCACCAAATGGCACTGTATTATGACCACTgcaattctatttttatttctttataaaTTCAGCCCCCACGTTTAATCTCTGTAGAAATCCTCCTGCCTTGGATGTTTGAAATGACAGCCATGTTTGATTCtgttctatttatttttcagctCTCAGCAGTGTTATTTATGATTGTATTCCCTGAGTGGCTATGTAGTTTTGTTCCCCTTTCAAATTGTTGTACAAAAGACCTACAAATGGCCGATGATTAGTTGTTTTATCTTATGCATGCCGTGGCGGGATATCAGAAGATGTGatactggaagaaaaaaaaagactttgaaTGTATGGTGACTTTTTACAAAGGTATTCTAAATAAAACATATCtctatatattaataaatcgtCTGGTGTGACGGGAAATCTGTTCTTTCACATTTATTCTTGTCCCGATCTGGACAGGTTTCATTCTGGATTGTTTCTTTTTGTGCAAACTGCTGTCGCCACCAAAACCCCGCATGTCCttttcgtgtgtgtgtgataaacGGTGTGAATGCTGCCTGATCCTCGTGGTTGTAGTTGACTTTTCAAGtacttttgttgtattttgggTGACGACACACACTTCCAAACACCTGCCTGTTGATGTCTTGTGACAAGCTGCAGAAGCACGGCTTGTTCAGCATGTGGAGCATGAATCCATGTGTTTCTTTTTTGGTTAGCCATCCCATTCACTCACCGAATGGATCCTCGACGGTTCAACACAATCTGTGAACCTGATTTAGAGCCATTTTCCCATAGGGAATAATGGaagaaatgatctgttccagagtcaaactgtgaCCACCACCAAAAGTACAAAAACGGTGGATCGTAAAACCTCACTCAATTAGCTGGAACATTTTTCCTTCTcacgcaagtgtaaaaagaagttaaccaacACCAATACAACTAAACATTACcttggttaacttctttttacacttgaatgcattAAAGTTGAGACTTTTGAGGGTTTCACTTAGGTCACTAAAACTAAACTGGTTTAGGCTGgccgcagtttgaccctggaacagacgcTTACAATTTCTATTAGttcttttgttaaaaaaaaatgcttctaaGACCCTTTGTGGCGTAGATTGTGTTCCACCTTCAGACATTCCAGTGTACTTCCATAATAACAAGTTCATCTCCAGCAGACTAACCTGCAATGTCCTTACTAATTGTCAGCCAATGCATGACCTGAGAGGTGAACCACTCAAACCCAAAGGTTCTCTTTACCTTCCAGTTTGGGTCCAGAGTTGTCCCGCTTCTGAGGGAACAGGACCTCCGTAAGTCCACTGCCTCTTAATGCCAGCCAATCATCTTAGCTCGCTTCTTACTACTTCCTGCTCTGCTCTCATTGGCTGCTCGGCTGTTGGAAGTttattcatgcttttttttttttgctgaactttTGGTGCTTGCTAACACGGCAGTAGACGCCTCAACAGAACAAACTTTGGGGTGGTTGGGGTGTGGTTTCGCAGCTTTAGaacattttattgatttttttaattatttcttcAAGCCTAACTGTTGGTATGCATCATCCCCGCCCCTTCCTGTCCCTGCAGTGACCGTTCCATGGAGGTCTACCTCCGGCCCACCTTCAATGACGACCGATCTGCCACCATCTACTACTAGCCGACTGCAGTCCCCTTTTTTGGCCACTAGTGGGCCCAGAAGCAaagggtgcgttcacacttgtcattTTGGTTGGGTTGGAAGCTGGTCTGTGAACGCAGTCATGCCAACCCTGGTTCAATCAGACCAGGACTGCTTATTGATGgctttgataataataacaaaaaacatacagaaaTATGTAAGAGAAAATGGGTGACAACAGCGCTTGTGGAAGCTTTTGATTAAAAAATCTAATATGAAAGTAACCTCCATATTTAAGCTAAGAGAGGACATTTAGTTTAAAAATTGGAGTTATGTCATATAATAGTCATAAAAACCGTCCAATGAAGTTGAACTCAAGATAAAAACTCCCTTTTGGAAACTCTCCATGCATGAGAGTTCTGGTAGAATTTGCATGGACCTGGGTTTGAAGTGACAGAGCAGTCGGCGGGACTGTAGCCCAAAAACCGAGACATGGTCCAAGGTACCGTTTGCACCCCTCTGAGCTCACCACACCAAAATGTGCACCAAGTATCAAaccacaagtgtgaacgcagcctAACTTggctttttcatttcttttatgGATAAGATTGGAGCCTATACTTTTTACTTTCTTTGACATGTTAGAGTGtaaatttcattattattattattattgacattaaTGAGCagcaatgattattattaggaaCGGTAAGTACAGTTTCTGGTGGTTGCTTGCTGTAGCTGTGTGGGGAATTGTGCCTTCCACTCTTTACTTTTGTGTTTTCATCCAACAAGCTTGTGGGCCTCACACGTTGGTATTTTGTATGCtgtcaatgttagcattttggaactctttttttctcttacctTTTTGCCGTACCaccagtcattttaaaaaatatatttaatttgtcGCATAAAGATGTGAGGTTAATCCCAATGGACTtcttttattagcattattattagctttGAGGGAGCGGTAGCTTATATCAGATAAGGCGCAGTATTCATAGAGCCTTTTGGTCATTCGTTCTCAGTATTATACTATACGCTGGTCAAAGTAAGAAATAGATCAATCTAGGAGAGTTCTTCGATGAAAAAATAGCAATAGCTGTCAAGAATTACGACATTGTTGTAGTTTAAGTTGAGGGCTTATTGGTCATGCTTTTATGAttgcatttgttgttgttttttactttttatatagCTTTCACTTTGTTGATTTCCCatgtgtttttgtctgtttATGTTATATACCTGTCGTGTACAGAAAGCACATAAATTATCATGTCCAAAATAAATCTCAGTGGACGCAAACTTTCTGCCAGTATGTGTGGTAATGTCATTTGGGGTTGTACAAAGTTACTGTTATGGCAGACGCtggaaagaaaataaacaagaatGAATAGAGTTGTCAATGAGGTATTTACAAGTGACAACTGACAATGTTTATGTTACTATTTATACAACTATTTAGTTGAaacaatttgactttattctcataacactAGATTTCTCTTCGATTATCACTCCTTCACTCATGTATACTGTTTCATGCATAAGAAAATATGGAAAGACTAAAGTACATGTAGAATTCTGTTTACTAGGCGACAGTAATGCTCCATTATTGAGACATGACAATTCTCTTCACattgtgtggaaatggtaaatTTTTAGTGCTACGTTTTAAACACTAAGTTGAGAATACAGTaatttggaggctaactagttagtgtGCTAGCGTGCTATTGGTTGAGGCAAATGCTGTCTCTCATGTCCCTGCAGTGGTCCCATAGCCTGTGCATGCAAATAGGAGTGCAACAGTGATTAAAGGGGTTTTTAACAGTATATGATGTCAACAGAGGGCTTTAATCATGGTAAGTATTTTATTCAGCAAgtcattaacaggttttctatgctcctaattatgaaaattgaatcctacttagtggaaattcacttgtctCGGTTGGGTCTGGAGCCGATCAACCACGgtaattttccatccatcctttctatgccgcttatcctcacaagggccaaGGGTATGCTAGCGCCTATCCCCGCtaactttgggtgagaggccaggtacaccctggactggtcgatatTACAGCGTTATTCTCAATGTTATGATTTTTCCATAACTTGATTAAATTCattctttttatgttttcttgcAATTAAACAACTTTCTTCTCAGACCcatacaatttttttcacatttcttcgacttgatttcttttttataaTCTACTACTTTAATTGGACAACAATTTTGtcataatgactttattctaatagtACAACTTTACTCATATCTGATTTTGTTCTCTTAAATAAGAACTTTTTTGTGAGAAGAAATGAGAGAAGAAACGGGGAGAAAGTAAAGTATTTCAGTGTATTGTTTCAGGATACTACAACAGCCGTGAATGAAGACAGAATGGACATCACTGATACTGCTTACTACTGGTGCTGgtgcgatgatgatgatgatgatactggTTGTCACTGGTACAAACAACACCCGCTCTTCCAATTATTGCCATGTCATCcaattgggctttttttttgttctttaaacATCTCTTTGGCAAATGTGAGGGAGATTTGCATCCTGACTGCAGTGGTAATTCAAGTCAAGCTATCTgctacattttatattatataacatacAATAGGGGACTTCCCATATAATTTCAATAgaatgaacaacaacaacacagacgTAGAAAAGACTCAGGACAGCATgatacttcaaaataaaagacgcAGTGACAATAGTGATGTTTAACACAAAGTGCTCTATCGCCGTCCCTTACATCATATCGGTTTGAAAAATAAAGTCTGAATTGTCTGGTAACAGTCTTTAAAACAATGTTAAGCAGCCAATTCAAAGAAGCACTGAGTGACCAATGTGAAGGGCGTTATttagggagggggcgggggggcataGTCGGATCCACTTCATAACCAGCAgcaaattataaaattaaaaaactgtgcAAATCACCATGAGGCACTGTCTCAAAGGGTCACGTGACGTATTAATGTTTCATGTTGGGATTATTGAGGATCACAGTCCTCTTCCAGTCGTCCCCCCGTGGTCTTTTGGAACGTCATCGGTGTTCCCTGTTGGGAGACAAACATCCAGTCAGATACCACCCCATGGTGGGGTTATCATATGTTGAATGGACTTGTAACTTCTCACACCCGCTTTAACTCTCACCAATTTTGGTAAACACTTTTATGGAACTGATGCAAATTAGagagtttcattaaaaaaaacatggccaccatgaAGCAGTGGCCATTAATTGGTCATAAGATTTTGACTGTGTCTAACTTTCAGGATATCTGtatacatgtatgctagcatgtcttcccaagcatgctcatttgcatatccaGTATTAATCATGAATCATTTATTAGCCAAAATTAGAACACGGACACGGACCCGTTGCTGTGACCGTGTCCGAGACGTGCGTGATGGAGAATCTGGACACCATAAATCGGTTCAATGCCTCTGGTGCAGATTTCCCCGCCTCTGGATTGTTTGATGTGGAAGTGGGCGTCAGTTGGGCCTCGGGCATGGCGTCAGGTGAAGACGGTTGCTCAAATGCAACATCGTCCTCCCACTCGTAACCTGAaggtgattaaaaaaataatcagttaATAATCATCAGTGATGGATTAATCCAATCCTTACAATTCTCACCTTCCTCTGCATTGTCTTTCTCCTCAGCGTCACGATGCTCCTCACAGGGTTTAACGTTTTCATCGACTGGTTCCTTCCTCCTGGACTCTTCTTCAGGAGAGAAATTGTAGTCAACGAGTTCTCCGGTTGGGCTTTCCTGGAGATCATagcaacaatgaatgaatcttcatgaACCTTCTCCAAGACCGAACCCAATCGTGTTTTAGCGTCGTACTTGGTCAAAGAGGAACACGGTGACATCATCAAAAAAGGACACCGCCTTTTTCTTTGTCTCCAGCTCCTCACAGAAGGATTGCGTGAGGAGCGTGGGCATCTTCAGGAGGCTACGGAGGTGTCTTGCCCTGCTGCTGTCACTCACCACGACCGGCACCGAGCTCAGATCTTCGTTGCTGCCCTCGCTGTCTTCCTCCTGGATGCTGTAGGTCCTCAACTCTTCATCCGACTCGCTGTCATCGGAGTCGTCCTCGTCCTCCGCTTCCTCCAGCGGGGCTCTCACTGCTTCTCCACACAGCTCCATCATCGACGATGAAGACGACAGCTCGGCTACGACATTTGGCTCTTCACACAAGCTGTCGCATTCCTCTGCATCGATGTCCTCAAATTCGTCCTCATTTATCTGGACGGCCTCTCTCCTTTCCTCTGGTGTTGTCACGTGATTGAATTCCGGCAGCTCATCCTCCTCGGTGTTCTCTTTGGGTTCCTCATCGTCTTTGTAATCAGATCCAGTGGAGTCAGGACATATCTGCACCTGGCAACAGTCTTGGGATCTCTTCCCATCCTCATGGTTTCTCAAGGCCTCTTGGATGTTGGAGGATGGTTCAGACCCGGCAGAGGTGCTGAGCTCTGAGCAAGGCTCCTCTTGGTACTCTGTCTCCAACTCCAGATCATCGTCCTCTGGTGCTGCCTCTTTGGTCAGGCAACCACCCATCTGTGCAGGAAATGGCGACAACATGGACAGTCCGGGCGTGGGAAGGGGGTCAGAGGGTCTTTCCAAAACGCAACCTTTAATGAGTCTCAAGTCCTCTGTGATAGCGAACTCCCTGGTGA comes from Doryrhamphus excisus isolate RoL2022-K1 chromosome 15, RoL_Dexc_1.0, whole genome shotgun sequence and encodes:
- the baiap2a gene encoding brain-specific angiogenesis inhibitor 1-associated protein 2a isoform X5, which translates into the protein MCQLVTGYLKLRLQSKRSSVSCFRSVQGDVLFQMAEVHRQIQVQLEEMLKSFHNELLSELEKKVDLDARYLTAALKKYQMEHKSKGESLEKCQGELKKLRRKSQGSKNPSKYGEKEMQFVETISSKQTELDTFIAEGYKTALSEERRRYCFLVDRQCAVAKNSSAYHGKGKDLLTQKIPMWQQACSDPNKLPERAVLLAQQMGSAMGGTSPMHASKTNLVISDPIPGAQPLPVPPELAVFMGSGLGHQARLMGPDGMSMVNGTTGVHGEEYWTDGGTLSQVRPSSPQTQAQVQSQAQPQRQVSDVYSNTLPVRRPAPAKNKNPVGETRTLPRSSSMAAGLEKNGRSRVQAIFSHAAGDNSTLLSFSEGDVITLLVPEARDGWHYGENEKNKMRGWFPFSYTRVLPDSDGEKLKVNLHHGKSSSTGNLLESDASLPTPDYGLTARLLAQSLAQTRPRPYSMAGFGTQPAIEDYDGRFATSGWWVEDCVERIESRGGAYLLGVQRYGL
- the baiap2a gene encoding brain-specific angiogenesis inhibitor 1-associated protein 2a isoform X6; translated protein: MLLFVFFLDNALHFEKRQLVGDVLFQMAEVHRQIQVQLEEMLKSFHNELLSELEKKVDLDARYLTAALKKYQMEHKSKGESLEKCQGELKKLRRKSQGSKNPSKYGEKEMQFVETISSKQTELDTFIAEGYKTALSEERRRYCFLVDRQCAVAKNSSAYHGKGKDLLTQKIPMWQQACSDPNKLPERAVLLAQQMGSAMGGTSPMHASKTNLVISDPIPGAQPLPVPPELAVFMGSGLGHQARLMGPDGMSMVNGTTGVHGEEYWTDGGTLSQVRPSSPQTQAQVQSQAQPQRQVSDVYSNTLPVRRPAPAKNKNPVGETRTLPRSSSMAAGLEKNGRSRVQAIFSHAAGDNSTLLSFSEGDVITLLVPEARDGWHYGENEKNKMRGWFPFSYTRVLPDSDGEKLKVNLHHGKSSSTGNLLESDASLPTPDYGLTARLLAQSLAQTRPRPYSMAGFGTQPAIEDYDGRFATSGWWVEDCVERIESRGGAYLLGVQRYGL